Proteins encoded within one genomic window of Budorcas taxicolor isolate Tak-1 chromosome 12, Takin1.1, whole genome shotgun sequence:
- the GJB2 gene encoding gap junction beta-2 protein translates to MDWSALQTILGGVNKHSTSIGKIWLTVLFIFRIMILVVAAKEVWGDEQADFVCNTLQPGCKNVCYDHYFPISHIRLWALQLIFVSTPALLVAMHVAYYRHEKKRKFIRGEIKTEFKDIEEIKNQKVRIEGSLWWTYTGSIFFRVIFEAAFMYVFYVMYDGFAMQRLVKCNAWPCPNTVDCFVSRPTEKTVFTVFMIAVSGICILLNVTELCYLLIRFCSGKSKKPV, encoded by the coding sequence ATGGACTGGAGCGCACTGCAGACGATCCTGGGGGGTGTGAACAAGCACTCCACCAGCATCGGCAAGATCTGGCTCACCGTCCTCTTCATCTTCCGAATCATGATCTTGGTGGTGGCCGCCAAGGAGGTGTGGGGGGACGAGCAGGCCGACTTCGTGTGCAACACCCTGCAGCCTGGGTGCAAGAATGTGTGCTACGACCACTACTTCCCCATCTCACACATCCGGCTCTGGGCACTGCAGCTCATCTTTGTGTCCACGCCCGCCCTGCTGGTGGCCATGCACGTGGCCTACTACAGGCATGAGAAGAAGCGCAAGTTCATCAGAGGAGAGATAAAGACCGAGTTCAAGGACATCGAAGAGATCAAGAACCAGAAGGTCCGGATCGAGGGGTCTCTGTGGTGGACCTACACGGGCAGCATCTTCTTCCGTGTCATCTTCGAGGCTGCCTTCATGTATGTCTTCTACGTCATGTATGATGGCTTCGCCATGCAGCGCCTGGTGAAGTGCAATGCCTGGCCCTGCCCCAACACGGTGGACTGCTTCGTGTCCAGGCCCACAGAGAAGACCGTCTTCACGGTCTTCATGATCGCAGTGTCTGGAATTTGCATCCTGCTCAATGTCACTGAGCTGTGTTACTTGCTGATTCGATTTTGTTCCGGAAAATCAAAAAAACCAGTGTAA
- the GJB6 gene encoding gap junction beta-6 protein: MDWGTLHTFVGGVNKHSTSIGKVWVTVLFVFRVMILVVAAQEVWGDEQEDFVCNTLQPGCRNVCYDHFFPVSHIRLWALQLIFVSTPALLVAMHVAYYRHEAARRFRRGETRSEFKDLEDIKRQKVRIEGSLWWTYTSSIFFRIVFEAAFMYVFYFLYNGYHLPWVLKCGIQPCPNLVDCFISRPTEKTVFTIFMISASVLCMLLNVAELCYLLLKVCFRRSKRAQTQKAPANHALKESKQNEMNELISEGGQNAITGFPS; this comes from the coding sequence ATGGACTGGGGCACTCTGCACACGTTCGTCGGGGGCGTGAACAAGCACTCCACCAGCATCGGGAAAGTGTGGGTCACCGTCCTCTTTGTCTTCCGCGTCATGATTCTGGTGGTGGCCGCCCAGGAGGTCTGGGGGGACGAGCAGGAGGACTTCGTGTGCAACACCCTGCAGCCCGGGTGCAGGAACGTGTGCTACGACCACTTTTTCCCGGTCTCGCACATCCGGCTCTGGGCGCTGCAGCTCATCTTCGTGTCCACGCCCGCCCTGCTGGTGGCAATGCACGTGGCCTACTACAGGCACGAGGCTGCCCGGCGGTTCAGGCGGGGTGAGACGAGGAGTGAGTTCAAGGACCTGGAGGACATCAAGCGGCAGAAGGTCCGGATCGAGGGCTCGCTGTGGTGGACCTACACCAGCAGCATCTTCTTCCGCATCGTCTTCGAGGCTGCTTTCATGTATGTCTTCTACTTCCTGTACAACGGGTACCACCTGCCCTGGGTGCTGAAGTGCGGCATCCAGCCCTGCCCCAACCTGGTGGACTGCTTCATCTCCCGGCCCACCGAGAAGACGGTCTTCACCATCTTCATGATCTCCGCGTCCGTCCTCTGCATGCTCCTCAACGTGGCCGAGCTGTGCTACCTGCTGCTCAAGGTGTGTTTCAGGAGGTCCAAGCGAGCGCAGACGCAGAAAGCACCCGCCAACCACGCCCTCAAGGAGAGTAAACAGAACGAGATGAATGAGCTGATTTCCGAGGGCGGGCAGAACGCCATCACCGGGTTTCCCAGTTAA